The genomic region ccgggtcgcatgttgggttctcttttattttggcgccgtagtcgggccatgagtgtttggatgatgtaatgttatttatgtacttgattgacgtggcgagtgtaagccaactatgttatcttcccttttattatcatattacatgggatgttgtgaagattgcctaacttgcgacatatgccttcaatgcgattatgtctctaagtcgtgcctcgacacgtgggagctatagtcgcatcgagggtgttacagttagctagctataattaatagagagaagtgtcctctcttatgtccgtgcttggtcgacgctatgtactatacatacgtatagagaggactagacatgctacctagctagtaagaaaacgaaggaaacagaagatcgtcatgaacatatatgcatacagagagaagtgatatcgaccacctctccttctccgagagattggtcgaacaacaagttctcgtatatctacccgacactaccggctacatatatacaataattatctcttacaaatataatcatacggactcatggtccacatagtattctccgtcttcagtgatcacgtggtcaagaaagaatgctgtcaattcctcttgaattgctcgcatgcgagctggtgctaggagttcatcccgcttccgaaacatctaacttgaagaagggggtcaatacatatatatatatgaatgaatgaaactcaacacaaatgatggtaataaaataaaattgtgaatgttgttatttacgtacttcatattgttcgtcagtgtagccccgctcacaggtcgtgtggcggatggactcgcaaacgtagtatccacagaaatcattcccttgttcctaccacaaccactttacaagaaatagaggtcaatcaaactgataagcaagaatgctaaatcaataggagatgcgcagaacatgctactatagtacttactttggggtgtctaaattgcagcttcttcgggagtcctggagcttttttggagaattttttccaaaccctgccagacaaagaaaacaattacttgatatatcaggaaatgaacgaagttgctgatatggtggataatgatcgatttaacttacttctcgagcatttgagtcatgtccgcatagtcctggggatcttttcgtcttgagtctaagacagttactagtccctgctcaaacttaatctctaggagaatatagtggtaactgcacacgcatgcataactcatcaattacattactataaccttgactaatatataagggaaaccgaatacgcacaagacagtaacactcacttgaagttgtaaggaaagagtattatatctttgttttcatttattaccaacgatcgtagcaagttggcctcggtagctgcggcatgaaatttaacctgagttgcatctatgagatatgtgctaatgaacccaatatcaccgacttgtcttttcttcaattcgacgatcttcaatctgcataatatagtgaggatgattataaatacatgcaatgaaagagctgagctatatagagagacttaatgacagaagtagtactacttacagacagtagcaggtgaccgttgttttatcgagggccaattgattaaaaaactgaaagaactcctcaaatggaacaggcaacagttcaattgcAACGAGGTCATACTCcattttaactttcacatacaaagtactcctcccccagagtctctgcagattttcaagtaccaatcatgcaatcttcgcatcatcgttgatagatatctttcatctttgacgagaggcttcccgtactcgtatctttgtatctgcacctccatgaaataataatgtacatcgtcgggcaggtaatcgccaagattgctataaccgggcaccatcctcggatcattagcgacgttgtcgcttagcaccttgagcggggggcacgattgcttcgcttgttcgccgagctgggcaatttgtttcccagctcgtcgttcttttagcctttgatcactgacagtacttcccgaccgctccgcttcgacaaattcctttccaataatgcactcatagttttctttcggcggagacttgggtggttttgtcagggcagccagagtgcgcttcgctttcaccgaatctacattctcctccggaggtggatgtttctttgctttcaccccttcaaagtagttcctcacttcttctcgtgcgatctcggcgttctcctccggggtcctctcatatggtaacttctctggagtcttcagagaaggaccgaatctgtatttcctcccgcctctggctgtactgctagacatcggcagagcagacggagcggttgtcttctttacttgcttacgaggcggaggagaaggactacaacgcaccggagcagccggagcggcggcaggtctcttccgcccttgctgacgaggcggagaaggaggaggctggctgctcgggcgcgtcggcgcaggcggagaaggaggcggagtgccgccacgcgccggagaaggagccggtcgagtgccctgatcgtcactcgctggagaaggaggcggtggaggaggcagggtgcccttactcgccggaggaggaggcggtggaggaggcggagtgccctgacttgccggaggaggaggaggcggaggcgtccagttcggaaggttgatgagctccttccgccataggcatggagtcttcagagcagaccccagcctagtctccccttcaccggtagggtggtcaagctggaggtcctcaaatccctctgttatttcatccaccatcaccctagtatatccttctagaatcggccggtagtgaaaagttgcgccgggttcagtaggataaacagagccaacagccgccttgaccttcaaattcatccattgcgtcataaggtggcaattttgagactccgtgatagcatccacgggatagctagcaggagccgtcaaggcatgctccggctgaagcagctcggtggaagccatgctgcttctccgctgagatggcgggatagcttcgggggaagcttcgacagtacatttgctgcgatttgcttctcgttcctctaccgcttgtacccttgcttgcagcgcctgcatttgggtctgctgcaattttttcctcctctcctgggatttgtaaccatctgcgtccggaaacccaaccttccacggaatggagcctggcatgcctcgtgtccgtccagggtgctcaggaatCCCGAGggacattgtgagctcgtcgttctctctatctggaaagaacgtcccttgctgcgctgcttcgatataccgCTTCTATATGCCGTGCACGCGGTTATTGCGCGTCCGCTAGAGCCCCTCTATCGATTGCGCGCGCTAAAAAGAACAAATTTGTGACGCGGGGTTTGTTTAGCTTGCTCTAAGCGGTGTGGTGGATGTAAAACTCTCGGCGTTGTGACAAATACAAGGCAAAATGTGTTTCCTGTAGTGTACAACTCTATCCCTCGCCCGGCAGGATCCAGCTGTTCCTCATAGTGTCTTCATGTTGTTCTATATGGTTTATCTGCGTTGGTCCTTTTCTTCGCATAGGTGCTCCATTTATTTAACCATCAGCAGTTTGATGGAAGGAGAACAGAAATACTGTACATATAGTAGCTGCTTAAGTTCGACTGACACAAACAGAAAAATACTACACAATAACCTGAGAAAACAATAATCTGTCACGCATGCATGCGTCCTTAAGGGTCGATTCTTTCGCTAACTTGTACTGCCCcagtcaaaaacgttcttatattttgtaTTTGGACTGTGCTAACGTCCAGTCGACTGGACGTTAAGCAACAGATCCACACGATCGGTGATTAGTAAATCAGCTGCATGTGAGGAGAGCGATTGTAACTTTGCATGCCCAGAAGTGAGCCGCGAGGTGTAGTCACTCCATTTTTAAACATGCATGCATATAACAACAAAACAGATGACATCGGCAAAGATTCTTTCGTAATTTAAActttaaaatgttttgtagctcaaaccatcGCTCAGATTAAAAACTGCTTTTACATAAAAAAATCGTCGCGGCGagaccttcaaaactagatctcatgttgatatgttCCAACGACATTTTTTCTAGTACAAAGTTACCACGCGTGTGCTACACAAGTTATCATGTCGGTTGTGTATAACTTATCATGTTGTTTACACATAAATTATCAGGACATAAAAAATAGTTCTTGTAATTTTCCCTTCACATGCACATGGAGGCATGCATTAGAAGGAAAAAAACTGATGCATCCTGGATTGTACATAAAAAAATTGTCGGTCTGCTCAAAAAATCGTTTTCAAATAAAAAATCCGTTGCGACAAGACCTAAACCAAATCCCATGTTAATATGTTCTGACAACTTTTTTGTTTGCAAGTTATCAGGCCTAGGCCAAGAAAGTTATGAGCTCTCATGTTCGTATATTATCATGATTTTTACACTTGATTTATCGTGATACGTTCTTAATTATTTTTCTCAGGACAAAGTTATTGCGGTGTTTGTGCATGAGTTACCACACTTGTCATCTGTACATTACCACGctatttacacataagttatcGATGATATGTTTCAAACAACTTCTCCTCCCCATGGGGTCAAAGTTACCGTGGTGTTTGTCTGTAAGTCGGGTCTGCGGTTCGTATATTATTAGGTTTACATAGAAGTTACTGGTGCATATTTTTAACAACCTTTTCCACCGGGTTAAAAAGTTAGCACGTTGTTTGTACTTTAGTTATCATGTCTATGGTGcacatattaccatgttatttccACAAAATTTACCAAGGGTATGGTTTCAAACAAAAAACTCTCTTGGTAAAAGTTCTTCGTGATGTTTGTGCGTAAGTTACCATGTCCGCAATGAGTATACTAACATGCTATTTCCATGGAAATTATAGGGGGTATTGGTATCGACAACTACTTTTTCTCTTGATCAAACTTACCACGGTGTTTTTGCGTGAGTTATCACGCCGAGGtgtgtatattaccatgctatttagataGAAGTTATCGGGGTATATTTTCCACAACTTTTTCACCCGGTTCAAAAAGTAAACACGACATTTGTATGTGAATAATCAACTCTACGATGCATACATTAGCATTTTATTTACGCGTAAGTTATCAGAAATGTTCTCAACAACTTTTTTCTCTCGGGTCAAAATTATCACGGTGTTTGTACATAATCTATCAGGTTTGTGGTGTGTAAATTATCATGCTTCTTACACATAAGCTACGAGGGGATGGTTTCAAACAACTTTTTTCCCTCGCGTAAAAGCAAACAGTGTTTGTGCATGAGTTATCAGGTCTGGGATGTGTAAATTATAATGCTATTTACACATAAGCTACCGGGGGTGTATTATACCGCATGTAGCCCATGTTGATAACTATAGTCTATCTAGCATGGTAACTACGTAATAACCATGTTGATAACTATAGTACATCTAGGCCGATAACTACATAGTAACCATGTTGGTAACTATAGTACATCTAGCCCGGTAACTACATAATAACCATGTTGTGGGATGGTGCATCTTGTCCATTCTTCAAAAGTTAGATGCGGGAGGACAGACGTTGGAGATTCCTAATCTACTCAATCCCTCTCAAATCAAGTGCACACTAAAGTATCGTTTTTAGAAATCAAATCATTGATTGAACATTTTTTCTCGATCTAAGATTATTTCCTACGAATCCTCGTCATCGCATGTTTACGTAAAGATAAATACGAATAAGAAAGAAATAGGGGGCGAGAGAGTGATGGAGATTCctcaaagaaaagagaaaaagaaaacatcATGGAATGGTCAAAAGAGTCTAATTGAGCTGGCTAGTAAGTGTTTCACGTAAGCTGCTTGCTGTGGGTTCGAATCCTATATCGAGAATCATTTTTCTTGACTAAAAAAATCCCTGTAAATAGGGTCTACCAATAGATCTAGCGCACAGAAAAAATCATGATGGATCCAATCCAGAGAGAAAATCACGAACATCAACGTTTCAGGGAAGTCTTTCCACTAAATGCGCCATCACATTAGCAACTTCTTCAGATTTTTAATCTCAAAAAAAGATCTACTACGCATTAAATTAAGAGATTTCGCAGTTTTAACAACTACGATGTCTGGGTGAGATGGTTAGTGTGGTGGCGTGCCGATAGGACGTCGGGGGTTCGATTCTCGTCCACACCCCTTTCTTTTTCTCGCTTCGAAGCTGTTGTTAACTGCCGTTCAATTCGGAATGAACGAGATCCAGATCGTTCGGATCTGATGCAAACTGCCAGTCGGCAGGAATTTAGCATTCTCGTTTgtattttgagatggagggagtagaatataAGCTGGAATAAATTGCCCACTGCCTAGCTTATTTTAGAAGCCTAAGTTTTTTTAGAATCCTACTAATTAAGATTTGGTTAGTAGGCTTTTAAGCAGCAAAATTTATACTATATAAAGCTGAAAAAGCCACCAAAGAACTGGCCCTAATAACAATCAACAAAGCTAAATTCCTGCCGACTGGAAATCTGCAACAGGTCCGAACGCCTCATGCACCGTCGGATCCGCATCATGCGGCCACCTTCTCCACCGCATCTATCCCTTTCCCCACCGTATCTCTCCCTTTTCCCCACCAGTGTCCCCTTCCCCCGTGCTAGATCCACTTCCTTCCCGCGGCGAATCCACCTTCTCCTGCTCCCCAAGATCTTCCATCCACACCATGAAGGAAATGGAGGAGGTTGACCTCACCATGGTcgggtggtggtgatgatggagcagCCATCAGGAAGCTGTAGTGCCTCCCGTTCTTCAACGGCGTGAGCGAACCCATGGGACATCGACAGGGGCGATGTTTTTCCGCACGGGCAGGTGGTGCATGTAGTCATCGGGATTTATCATTCCCACAGCCCTCAATGCCCACGGCGGAGGCACCTTCTCCTCGAACCTCCGGTGCGCCCTTCAAGGGAGCCCGACTTGTACAGGTACATCCACAACGCCTCTGTCGTCGCCCGCTTCCTCCCCGACCTGCTGCTCCCCTCTCAGGTGCGTTTGTGGTGTTCGTCTCAATTCTTCGGCATGGGGGAGGTGTTGCGGTGAAGCACGAGTATCAACAGGGAACAGTGTGTGCGTGTGCGGCTCTCCATTGTCAGGCGCAGGGATGATGGGCAGAAATGACATCGAATAGCTGCTCTCTATGACCCCTTCCTCGACCTCTCACTGATGTTGGTCACTAGTGAGTCTCAATCCATCTTTTTTTGCAAGAACATATGTGCACTAAACATGCTTGTTGAAATGACCAGTGTTCATGACTACCCAATTATCACTTTCTTTGTTGCTTCACATTGTGTGGTTGTGACTGTTGAAACCTCAGTCTGTTACATCAGAAAACAGAGGATGTTTCATACATGCCTTTCAGCTAATCAGCCACATACACAAAGAGAAAATATTAATCAGTTATAGTGATGTCCACCATATGTagcaacaacttgcttgtcatCCACTGTGTCTTCCTATTTTCCTTAGTTTGTTGAGGAAGAAGAGAAACCCGGTCCTTCGAAGAAAGTGCTTTTTTTTGTGGGATTAGTGTGTATGGTGTATCCAGTGCTTGGTATTTGCTAGTGTGGCGACACACAAAAATAGTTACCATCTTGTGGTTTATAGTTTCCACCATGGCACCGGTGTGTTTATCAACATGGTTTAGCAGTGACCACGGTCAACGGGGCATCTTGTGTGCTATGAGATATTTTTTTAGCAGTGTTGAAGATCATGTGTGTTTGCAAAAATAATGTTTCTTAGGTGtagattttttttgtgtggctcAGTGCATGCCCAACGCACTAGGTTCTTAAAGACATGAAGATGAAGCAAGCTTGcttcacaatctgatttgtttaaCTATTTCTTTGTAGTTGTACAAACATTTTTTGGTAACGCTCATATAATATGATGAGTCATTCTATTTCTCTTTCCTTGGCACATACATCAATTTCGACTAGATCACAATCATGTACCGTGCATTTTCCATATCCCAATGGCCAAACAAAGGAAATTGATGGCTGTTGCAAACATGGATGAATCACAAAAGAAGCGCAAGGCACCAGCGGTGGTGAGTGTATAACTCATGTTATGTTAGCCTGTTTAACTCATTTATTTACGACATGGTAGCTCAAACTGTTTTTCTTGATAAGTTATATTGCTTCGGCCTGATAACTTATGGTGTGTCAGCATGTTTAACTTGACTGCTTCAGCACTCATATTTTACTTCAACTTGATAGCTTGTACAACTTGAGTCAGATAACTATGCTATGTCAGCCTGATAACTTTTAGTGCGTCAGTATGAGAATATCCGCTTTGTTAACCTATTTAACTCATTTTGTGTTTAATATGGTGACTTAAACATTGTTTCTACCTCATAATCCATACTGATTTAGCCTGATAAGTTATAACATGTCAGCATGTTTGATTCGAACCACTTTCAACCTGATAACTTATGCTACTTGATCCTGATAATATTTTTTAGCGTGTCAGCATGATAACATTCACTTTCTTAGCATGTTTAACTCATTCTATTTTTAGTATGGTAACTTAAATTGCTTCTACTTGATAATCCATACAGCCTGGTAAATTATACCGTTTCAGCAGGTTCAACTCGAACTGCTTTCAACACTTTTATTTTACTTCAACCCGATAACTTATGTTACTTGGGCCTAATAACTTATAGTATCTTAGTGATAACTTATAGTGTGTCTGCACAATAACTCACATTCTGTTAGCCTTTTTTCAACATGGTAATTTAATTGTTTCTACCTGATAATTCATGCTACTGTTGCATGTGTGGGTGGTGCTCCATTTCCAGGCGTAGTGGTGGTGGGCGGAGGAGAAGCTATTCTCTGAAGGAGGGCATCAGCAGCATGCTCAACACCCACGTCTCCATCCTCGACCTCTCTCTCAGGTTTTTGTCATGAATGAGACTTGATCCTTTCTGTAAGGGCATTTTTGTACCACAAATGCTTCCTGAAATGATGAAGTGAGCATGACTACTTGGCAATCACTTTTCCTTTGCTGATTTTTTCACCTCACATGGATGTGGCTGTGCCAAAAGCTCAAATTGCTTCAACAAAAATAATAGGGGGTTGTTCCTTTGACAACCGCCTTGAGTTACTCGACAAACTGTACAAATCAGAAATTGACGACACGACGCAATAACTTGGTTGTGATCATTGTTCTGTTTAGTTTGTTTAGGAAGAAGAGGCATTCCACTATTTGGTAGTGTTTTATTTTGTGTGCAAGATGGACCATGTACAAGTGTCCATGATCCATTAAAAGTGTAGGATTTACGACCTCCACTGATTATGATTAACAAACACCATTTATATTTCTATTCCCTGTTGTCATATGATACTTTTGTTTTGTGTTATTGGAAATTAGGGGTATGGAGTGAGGTTGAGGAAAACGATTATATGAGATTTCTTTCTGGACCAGCTGTGTTGTTCTTTGTTTCCTGATTTTGTGGTAATGTTTTAGCCTGTTAACTTATACTATGTTTAGCCTGGTGGCTTCTAGTGTGCCAGCGTGATAACACTCAACATGTATTGAAATTTGCATCACTTTGCTTAGCAAAATCTGTATGATTTTGTTTGTAATGTGTTAGCCTGCTTGACTCTTTTTTCAGCATGGCATTTAAACTGTTTATCTTGACAATTCATATTTTTAACTCGAATTTGTTTCAACTCAGCTTGAGCCCGATAACTTATTCGATGTTTTAACTCATTTTATTTTTCAGCATGGTAATTCAATTGTTTCTACCTGATAATTCATACGTTTTTGGCCTGATAATTATACCATGTGTAGTAGTTTAACTTGATCTGCTTCGAACACTTTAACTTTACGTTCAACCTGATAACTTATGCAACTTGATGCTGATAAATTATAATATGTCAGCATGATAGGCCGTGATGTGTCAGAATGGTTAACCTGGACTGCTTTTTTCAGCAATCATATTTTTACTTCATCTTGATGACTTATGCAGCTTGAGCCCGATAACTTATAATATACTCTGTATCACCCTGATAAGTTCAAGTATGTGGGCATAATAACAACCACTTTTGTTAGATTGGTTAATTCATTTTTTTTCAGAATGGTACCCTAAACAATTTTTACCTGATAATCCATACGATTTTGGCCTGATATATTATATTGTGTGTAGCAATTTAACTTGTTCCACTTTCAATACTTAATTTTTTTACTTTCAACCTGCTAACTTATGTAACTTGAGGCTGATAGTTATAATATGTCAGCCTGATAAGTTGTGATGTGTACGAATGATTAACGAACTACTTTTCAACACTCATGTTTTTACTTCCACTTGATTATTCCTAGGGTGTCATGATAACAATCACTTTTATTTCCCTATTTAACTCATTTTGTTTTTTAGTGTGGCAACTCCAATTTTGTTTCCACATGATAATTCATATTGATTTAGCTTGATAAATTACATTGTGTCAGCATGTATAACTCTAACCGCTTTCAACACTTATAATTTTACCTCAACCAAATAACTTATTTAACTTGAGCCTGATAAATACAAAATGTCAGCGTGATAACGTGTGATGTGTTACAATGTTTAACTCGGACTGCTTTCAACACTCATGTTTTACTTCATCTTGATGACATAGGCAGCTAGAGCCTGATAACTTCAAGTATTTCAGCATGATAACACCATTTTTTTGTTAGCTTGGTTAATTGAATCTATGTTTTTCAGCATGGTATACTACCTAATAATTCATATTGTTTTTAGCCTGATAAATTATACTGTGTGTATAGTTTAATTTGATCTGCTTTCAACAATTTATTTATACATTCAACATGAGAGAGCTTTATGCAACTTGATAACTTATATAGTGCCCGAATGTTTAACTCACACTCTCTTAGCTTGTTCAACTCATTCTTTTTTTCCAGCATGGTAAGTTAAATTGGTTCTACCTGATAATTCATACTGCTTCGGCCTCATAACTCACACTGCTTCAGCCTAATAACTTATAGTATGTCAGCATGCTTAACTCTACCCCTGTGATTTTGTGGTGACATGCATATGTGACCATATCTCTAGGTTTGTCGGATGTCCCTGAAGGGACAAAATGGGCGACCATATCTCTAGGTTTAGGAAGAATTTTACATAGTTAGCAGATTGATTATGCTAAATTATCGCCATGGCATGACGCAGGTTACCCAGCTTGCTAGGTAGCAGCAAAAACACTACAGTAGTGATGTAGTTACGTGGGTGGTTGTGGTAATATCTAGTATTCGAATTGATAATTGTCCATGAGTAGTTCAAACAACCGATGTAATGTTGCCAGTAAAAAAACATATGAACAATATGGGTAACTCGGGTAACTCTTTACAGAATCAAGTGATAATATTCGACCTATAGAAGTCATTGAAACATTGCCAAAAACTTCTAGTTTAATTTGATGCCTGATAAGTCCGGTGTGAATAGGTTGATAACTTATGTAGCTTATGCATATGCATGGTAACTTTTGACAAAAAAATCAtcgaaacataccaacatgggatctagtttcgaagatctcgtcgtgaCAATTTTTTTATGTGAAAACAATTTTTCAATCGGATCAACGGTTTGAGCTACAGAACATTTTAAAATATGAATTTCAGAGGAATCTTGGCTAACGTCAGCAATTTTGTCTTGTTCATAACTAGTACTGGTGAGCGAATGCATGCAAACTTGCGCTGGAAATGGCATCGCATGCTGGCAGGGGGCAATCGTTCAGTAATGAAACAAAAGACCGGGTTTACGATCGTGTGGATCTAATGCTTAGCGTATAGTCGACTGTTTGTTAGTCGCGTCCAATAATAATTACTTGGTTGGCTTGTAGTAGGCAACGGCAGTGTAGTAGGTCTGCAGCACGGTCAAGCCTAGCAAGACCGCGGAGGCGACGAGGGAGGTGGTCACCCAAGGGTTGGTCACCAGAGCGGCACGCCACCTGGGCCATCTCCCTCTGTGGTACCTCATGACCTCCTCCATCACGTCGGCCAGGTGGTTGCGGTTGGCTGAGGTGCGTGCCTCAGCGCAGAGGCGGCTGAAGAACCCCGTGGCGGCGTATTTCCTCTCGTCGTTCATGCGGTTCACGAGCACCCCGCTCTGGTGGAGGAGGCGCACGTCCTCGTCCATCTTGAGGAGGCAGTCCATGAGGATGGCGTACATGGTGATGCGGCCCGGCGTGAACGGGTAGGTCTACTCAAACGCGATCAGGTTCCGGAACAAGGCCTCGCTGTAGTCAAATAGCTTCAGCGGCGGATCTCCAGGACGCCTCGGTGGAACTTCAAGTCGAGGAAGCTGGTGGCGGTGCCATCATCGCGTGCACGGATCCGAACGCCAGCCGCGTCCAGATCCTTGGCGCTCGGCGCCCACCACGTTAGGTCTGGCGGCAGCGCGGACTTTCTCTGCGGGGGCCCCTGGCCGCGGGTGGAGTCACGGTGCCAAGGCGAGGAGCGGGGGAGGTCGATGGAGAGGTAGAACAGGTGGAGGAGGTGGTGCACGTCGTGCCTGGCGATGGGCgaggcgtgcagcgggcgaggaTGGAACGAGCTAAATAGCTGGAGGCCGTCGTAGAGGAGGATGTCGTTGTCACCGTCACGCTCGCCATCACAGATGTTGCTCTTGCTCTTTCTCCCCAGGTGCTTGAACAGCTTCTGAATGACGAAGAAGGGAACCTGGTTTCCAAGCACAAGTAGGTCGCGCTTCACGGTTCCCCAGACCCATTTCCGGCCGATTAGCTGGGCCCAGTCATCGTCCTCGTCGTTTCCTTCCCTGGAAGATCTTTTGGCCATTCGGGCGTACTTGAGCAGGCGTTGGAGGATGAAGCAGCCGTCGAGAAGCACATTCGTCGCCAGCTCCTCGTCGCTCGTGTCCTTGGAGGACGACATTCTGTTGTAGGAGGCACGAATTCGCGGCAGGAGCCGCGTCATCGTGTCCATGCATTCGCGAAGCAGCGGCTCGTGTACCGCCGGCGACCAGGCCTCTGACTCCGATGTCCCGGCAGCAGCAGGTGGGTGCAGGCCCCCTACGATGAACTTGCGGACGCAGCACCACTTGTAGTGCTCCAGCCGGGCCATCCTGTCCGTTTTGCGCTTGCTGTCGAAGAGCGGGCCGATGCAGACGACCTTGGGGATGTAGGCGCCATTGCTGCCCTCCGTGAGCTCCTCGGGGACCTCGCAGATGCTTGGCGGATCTGCGAACCGTTCAGGAATCGCTATGCTCACATTCTCCACAGTCTTCAGGAGTTCGCCGACGCTCTCCTCCTTCTGTCGGCGGTTCTCCTCTTCATCAACTGATCATTTGATGATCCGTGCATGCAGATAGCCAGTAGAGGTCATTAATGGTTGCAAATGTGACACCAAGTCACTAAGCCTGGTCGTATCATAAGCAGTATCATATCATAACCGGTATCATGCATGTTAATTAGACTTTTTTTGAATGATGTGGCATACAATTAAATGAGAAGAGAGATGATGTGGTCATATTATGATACTGTATTATATTAAATGTTATACTACTTTGCGCcatgcatgacaattaataagacaacctaagatactaacttatgatactatgcattacagaagtagtatcatatactagtatcatgta from Triticum aestivum cultivar Chinese Spring chromosome 4A, IWGSC CS RefSeq v2.1, whole genome shotgun sequence harbors:
- the LOC123082383 gene encoding uncharacterized protein, translating into MWGGGQELFDIDEPIPLLPRAKVQVDEEENRRQKEESVGELLKTVENVSIAIPERFADPPSICEVPEELTEGSNGAYIPKVVCIGPLFDSKRKTDRMARLEHYKWCCVRKFIVGGLHPPAAAGTSESEAWSPAVHEPLLRECMDTMTRLLPRIRASYNRMSSSKDTSDEELATNVLLDGCFILQRLLKYARMAKRSSREGNDEDDDWAQLIGRKWVWGTVKRDLLVLGNQVPFFVIQKLFKHLGRKSKSNICDGERDGDNDILLYDGLQLFSSFHPRPLHASPIARHDVHHLLHLFYLSIDLPRSSPWHRDSTRGQGPPQRKSALPPDLTWWAPSAKDLDAAGVRIRARDDGTATSFLDLKFHRGVLEIRR